In the genome of Acidobacteriota bacterium, the window AAGGCAAAACGTCGAGTCTAATGTCCGCACAAAAACAGGTCAACGCTGCACGACACAAGATGTCTCCGGTAGGCAAGCCGAAGCTCGGGCAAAATTTCCTGGTAGACGCAAACGCAGCACGACGCATCGTTGATGCCTTAGGCGACTCGCGGCAGTCTAACGTGGTGGAGATCGGGCCAGGACGCGGCGCTCTTACCCATCTGCTCGCCGAGCGTGCCCGCCATCTTTTCGCAATTGAATTCGATTCGATGCTGGCCCAGCGCTTGCGCGTCGCCTTCGCGAGTGCGAAGAATGTGGAGATCGTGGAAGCGGACTTCCTGAAGGTGCCACTCGAAGAACTGTTGCTCTCGCGTGGTGGTCAAGATCAACGCGCCAAGGTTGTCGGAAACATTCCGTACTACATCACTTCAGACATTGTCTTGCGTCTCTTTGGGCAATACACGTGGATTGAAACAATCGTACTTATGGTGCAAAAGGAGGTAGCGGATCGGCTCGCCGCTGAACCAGGCACTC includes:
- the rsmA gene encoding ribosomal RNA small subunit methyltransferase A, coding for MSPVGKPKLGQNFLVDANAARRIVDALGDSRQSNVVEIGPGRGALTHLLAERARHLFAIEFDSMLAQRLRVAFASAKNVEIVEADFLKVPLEELLLSRGGQDQRAKVVGNIPYYITSDIVLRLFGQYTWIETIVLMVQKEVADRLAAEPGTRDYGLLTVTANLFADVEQLFTLPPGAFSPPPKVYSSVLRFRISPKIAELGVDAREFLNFCKLAFAHKRKTLFNNLRTRYGGKEIREAIQEAAADPNARAEALSLSELAKIHYALGTAPIGNHR